The Salvia splendens isolate huo1 chromosome 21, SspV2, whole genome shotgun sequence genome includes a window with the following:
- the LOC121784735 gene encoding receptor-like protein kinase FERONIA, with product MRFWNMKPHRLIIICCFIFSFITDAADPDHTSINCGGGAAAATALGGREWLGDAAAADGSSATTREVVAGVDPVPYKSARLSRSRFSYSFDLAPGQKVIRLHFNPVAYHGFESFNDFFTVEAGPYTLLSNFSASITARALSLKTLTKEFCVILEPHQLLNIIFSPETSQSKYTYAFINGIEIIAVPSAISYCHSGDTGIRIVGHNYVVHLDSSTALEIVHRQNVKWRCDHTMFRIWESPIQQNSSRIWRVSVDVGFRYMVRLHLCELGLQMHDDFILRIDGMVAFTSPDDLVLLRKTYNYMVKVEGQKREGKRNISVSLQSRHEFLDKHSPFDGFEVFKLSNHDMSLASPNPPLPSKPHHVVASEPSTVTKTVVAIALLCLSNVVFHLRQRGKPPDRANHLCRRFSLAEIKVATKSFHEGNMVGKGGFGKVYKGFVDNGREMVAIKRLKPGSKQGEREFLTEIETLDKLRHGNLVSLIGYCKEKSEMILVYEFMPNGTLADHLYKRNNQFHPLSWEQRLKICIGVGRAIDYLHTGRGIIHRDVKSSNILLDEMLVAKVSDFGLAKPSTGGNEGQSTQVKGTRGYLDPNYDGTRRVTQKSDTYSFGVVLLEVLSERAAADGVATWAKERIGKGEVDEIVAPSLRGEISADSLDTFVGVAERCVANEPKERPEMTEIIIQLELALVQQQGHGVSSLTQEISVGVDQFLSASNEIIMMNSRKKPYKVCSTVWKSFWKIRKPSSCKTHLVGISASSSLHCMERDGIQI from the exons TGCAGCAGCAGATGGATCGTCCGCCACGACGAGAGAGGTGGTAGCAGGCGTCGATCCAGTTCCTTACAAGAGCGCGCGCCTCTCCCGCTCCCGATTTTCCTACTCATTTGACCTAGCTCCAGGCCAAAAAGTCATTCGACTTCATTTCAATCCCGTCGCCTACCACGGTTTCGAGAGCTTCAACGACTTTTTCACTGTCGAAGCAGGTCCCTACACTCTCCTCTCCAATTTCAGCGCTTCCATAACTGCTCGTGCACTCTCTCTCAAAACCCTCACTAAGGAGTTCTGCGTCATCCTCGAACCACACCAACTCCTCAACATAATATTCTCCCCCGAAACTAGCCAATCCAAATACACCTATGCTTTCATAAACGGGATTGAGATCATAGCAGTCCCCTCCGCCATTTCCTACTGCCACTCCGGGGATACTGGAATCCGCATCGTGGGGCACAACTACGTTGTCCATCTCGACAGCAGCACTGCCCTTGAAATCGTTCATCGCCAGAACGTAAAATGGCGATGCGATCACACCATGTTCCGGATATGGGAATCACCTATTCAACAAAACTCATCAAGGATATGGAGAGTGAGTGTTGATGTGGGGTTTAGGTACATGGTGAGGCTTCATTTATGCGAGCTCGGCCTCCAAATGCACGACGATTTCATCCTTCGTATCGATGGCATGGTTGCTTTCACTAGCCCTGATGATTTGGTTTTGCTCCGGAAAACCTACAACTACATGGTTAAGGTGGAAGGCCAGAAACGCGAGGGGAAGAGAAACATCTCTGTTTCTCTCCAATCTCGCCATGAATTCTTGGATAAGCATAGCCCCTTTGACGGATTTGAAGTCTTTAAGTTAAGCAACCATGACATGAGTCTTGCTAGTCCCAATCCTCCTCTGCCTTCAAAACCTCACCATGTTGTTGCTAGTGAACCATCCACTGTTACTAAGACAGTTGTTGCCATTGCCTTACTTTGTCTCTCAAACGTCGTCTTCCATCTGCGGCAGCGCGGCAAACCACCTGACAGGGCGAATCACCTCTGTCGTCGCTTCTCACTAGCTGAGATCAAAGTAGCAACAAAGAGCTTCCACGAAGGGAATATGGTGGGAAAAGGTGGATTTGGGAAAGTGTACAAAGGGTTCGTGGATAATGGGAGAGAGATGGTAGCCATAAAGAGATTGAAGCCCGGTTCCAAACAAGGGGAGCGCGAGTTCTTGACAGAGATCGAGACACTTGATAAACTTCGACATGGGAATCTAGTTTCCCTGATTGGATACTGCAAGGAGAAGAGTGAAATGATTCTTGTTTACGAGTTCATGCCAAATGGCACTCTGGCTGACCATCTCTACAAGAGGAACAATCAGTTCCATCCCCTCTCGTGGGAGCAGCGCCTTAAGATATGCATTGGAGTTGGCCGGGCGATAGACTATCTCCACACTGGGCGTGGCATCATCCACCGTGATGTGAAGTCCTCAAACATCCTCTTGGATGAAATGCTCGTGGCTAAAGTATCAGATTTCGGGCTAGCTAAGCCTTCAACTGGTGGGAACGAGGGGCAGAGCACGCAAGTGAAAGGGACGCGGGGGTATTTGGACCCGAACTATGATGGTACTCGTAGAGTGACACAGAAGAGCGACACCTACTCTTTTGGTGTGGTGTTGCTGGAAGTACTGAGCGAGAGAGCTGCAGCGGATGGGGTGGCGACGTGGGCTAAAGAGAGGATCGGAAAAGGGGAAGTTGATGAGATTGTGGCTCCGAGTTTGAGAGGGGAGATATCAGCAGATAGTTTGGATACATTTGTGGGAGTTGCGGAGAGATGTGTGGCTAATGAACCAAAGGAACGACCAGAGATGACGGAGATTATCATACAGCTTGAGCTTGCACTTGTGCAGCAGCAGGGACATGGTGTGTCTTCATTAACTCAGGAGATTAGTGTTGGAGTTGATCAGTTTTTGTCAGCTAGTAATGAGATAATAATGATGAATTCAAGAAAAAAGCCATATAAAGTTTGCTCGACAGTTTGGAAGAGTTTTTGGAAGATTAGGAAGCCATCTTCCTGCAAAACACACTTGGTTGGCATCTCAG CATCATCAAGTTTGCATTGCATGGAGAGGGATGGTATACAGATTTGA